The DNA window AATCGTAAATTTTCCCCAGAAATCAGCATTCGACGCACAATTGGGCTCAGCTGTGCCCCCTGTGCCTAGTAAAAACTTCGTCGGCGTGACGAAGCTCTGCGAGTGTGATACTGCAACGCGCGATGCTTGGGTTGCTGATTCGGTTCGCGCTCGTACTGCGCTCGCTGTGCGTCGCTCGCGCCTTGCGCGAGGCAGAGAGCGTCGTCTTGCGCTAACAGCTGCTCGTGCTGAACCGCCGATCGGCGGGGCGGCGCCGACTGCGGCGGGAGTCGGCGACCCCACGCGCGAACAGATTGAGATAGGCAATTATGCTCTTCACTTCCGCCGATGCTGCTCTCATCCGGAGACTCGGGAACTGGAGATCCGCGGGGTCTGGCCCCGGACCCAGGACCCTGCCCGCCGCAACTGAGAACGGCGGCGTATACGGAGCTCCCGCTCGTGGCACCGAATCTTTTCTGAACAGAGAGGAATCGCGGCAAATCGGCAATTTGCACGATTTCTCGCTCTCTCCGGTGCCACGAGCTGCGCGAATCGGCCCGTCCACGCGCGAATTTGCCGCCTTCTCCTGATTGTAGGTAGACTCTACAAACTGTGTGGCGGAGAGGGGGGGATTCGAACCCCCGGAGCCACGAGGGCTCACGTGATTTCGAGTCACGCCGGTTAAACCTGACTCCCGAACCTCTCCGCGACCTGCCAGCATTTATCTTCCCTCCTGCGCAGTCAAGCCGCGCTTTCCTGGCAGCGCCGCAACTTCAGCGCACCTGATACGAAATGCGCGCCGGACTTTTCGCCGCGCATCCGAATTTGCTACGGTCTTGCCTAGATACGTCACGAGGAGCGCTTGCATGTCGCCGGACATTATTCGCACGACACTGGAAACCTACTTCACCCGCGACTACGACGTCACCGCCCCCGACCTGCGCCGGCTCTACGAGAACGCCAAGCGCGATCAGTGGAACGTCTCGCGCGATATCGACTGGACCACCAACGTCGATCTCGAACGCGGTCTCTTTGCCGACGAGCTCGTCGATGGGCACGGCACGCCGACCATCAGCAAGCTCGACCACAAGACTTTCCGCAAGCTCAACGTCGAGTTCTCATGCTGGCGGCTTTCGCAGCTCCTCCACGGCGAGGAAGGCGCGATGCTCGCCTGCGCGCAGCTCGTCGACATGGTGCCGAGCAACGACAGCAAGTTCTTCGTCGGCACCCAGGTCGTCGATGAGGCGCGCCATACCGAGGTGCTGAGCAAGTATCTGAAGGACAAATGCGACGGGCGCATCTACCCGATGAATGCCAACGTGCGCAAGCTCTTCGATTACATCCTGGGTCACGGCAAGTGGTTCGTTAAGACCGTCGGGCTCCAGCTCCTGGCCGAGACTTTTGCGGTGTCGGTGTTCAGGATGCTGATGGAATCGGCGCAGGATCCGCTGTTGCGCGAGATCTGCAAGCGAATCCTTTCCGATGAGTCGCGCCACATGGGTTTTTCGGTGCTCAGCCTGCCCGATGAAATCGCGGGACTGAATACCGGCGACCTGCATGAGCTCGAGGATTTCGTGCGCGAAGCGCTGATGCTCCTCTTGAGCGGGCAGTTCCCGCTCGAAGCGTATGAGGCAGTGGGGATGACCGCGCAGGACATCGCGCAGATCAAGGTGGCGCGCAAGGAAATCGCCCGCAGCAACGATCACGTATATTTCCGCCGCCTGTTCCGCCGCGAGATGCATCAGACCGTCGTCACCAATATGAAGAAGGTAGGACTGCTCAACGACCGCACTAGCGGTTTTCTGCGTGAGATGGGCATCGACCCGGCTGCCGCCCTGGCTGCGTAATGGCTACCGCGCTTTCTGCTCACACTGCTGGATGGCGTGCGCAGCTCGGCGGTAAGCTCATTGCTGCGGACGAGGCCGTCGCTAACATCAAGTCTGGCGATCGCGTCTGCATGTCGATCGCGCAATCGACGCCGCTCGAGCTCTGTACCGCCCTCTCGGGGCGCCTGATGGAGACCGAAGACGTCCTGATCAACGCGGGCGCGACGGCATTCGATTGGGATCTACCGGGTCTTGGCGAGCGCTTCCGGCTTCAGTCGATGTACGTATCGCCGTACGACCGGCATATCTACGCGCGCGGCGACGCTGATTTCACGCCGATCCAATATTACCGCCACGGGCATCTGCCGCCCTCGCTCGAGAACTTCAACGTGTACATGGTGCTGGTCGGGCCGCCCGATGAAAACGGAATGTGCAATTTCGGCGATGCGCAGATCATGTCGAAGCTGCTGGCGCGCAACGCCGATCTGGTGATCGCGGAAATCGATTCCAAGCTGATCCGCGTCGGCGGCGATAACGCGCTGCATATTTCGGAGATCGACTACTTCGTCGAGCGGACGCTGGAACTCCCGGAGATAAAGCTGCCCGTACCCAACGCCGAGGAGCAGAAGCAGATCGACGCCGTGTGCGGAACGATCGCGCGCGAACTGATTCCCGATCGCGCAACGATCCAGATCGGTGTCGGCTCGATGTCAGGCGCGATCATGCCGTTCCTGAAAAATCATCACGACCTCGGGATGCAGACCGAGATCATCCCGCTCCATACCGCGCCGCTCGTGCAGGCCGGCGTGCTGACCGGCAAATACAAGAAGCTGTTTCCGGGCAAGGTCGTCGGCGCCGGCTTCGCTCCGCTGACGCCGCGTGACCAGCTTGATTTCATCGACGGCAATCCAAGTTTTGCGCTCTACGATTTCAACTTCACCGACGACATCCGCGTCATCGCGCAGGAAGACGGTCTGATCTCCGTGAACAACGCGATGGCGATCGATCTGACCGGCCACGTCAATGGCGAGTCGATCGGCGGGATGATGTACACCGGCACGGGCGGGCAGACGGCATTCGTCGTCGGCGCGAGCCTCGCGGGCGGCAAGACGATCCTCGTCACGCCGTCAACCTCGACGGTCAAGGGCCAGCTCGTATCGCGTATCGTGCCGACGATGCCTGCAGGCAGCGTCGTGACCTGTCCGCGCGCCTTCGTGCATCACGTCGTCACGGAGTACGGCATCGCGACGCTCAAGGGCAAGTCGCTGCGCGAGCGAATCAACGAAATGATCGCGGTCGCGCATCCCGACTTCCGCTCCGAGCTGAAGGCCACCGCCAAGCGCATGTACAACCTCTGAGGCTTTAGCGTTATGAAAGGAGTTTTGGGCAAATTTTGAGCTTAGGTCCGATAATTTTGACAACGAATTTGCCACAGACCATGGCGGCCCCTAGCAGCGCGAAATAACGCTATGATCGCCATCGAGCGCCCAGACCTCCCCATTTGGCCAAAATCACTGCGACGCAACAATCCCCTGGTTTGATTCCGCGCCGCAGTGTGACCGGTGCAAGTATCGCGAGCCTATGTCGCTGTGGTCCTGAGCTTGCGACCGCCAGGCTTGCGACATTTTTCGGTTCTGGCCAGCATCTCATGGTACGGGAACATGAAGCTTCTGCTCGATGTTAACGTCAGTATCACGGATGGCTGTTAGCTAATGCCGGTGGCGAAAGTGCAGAACCGCTTTGCAGGACGGCGACAGCAGCCGCTGATCGTCAGGCTGGCGCACTGGGTGAACATCCCGCTGCTGCTCATCATGGCGGGCAGCGGGCTGCAGATTCTGGTCGCGTATCCGTATTTCGGCCCGCGCGGCGCGCTCTACAAGTTTTATCCGTTCCAGGGCGATGCGCCGCCGAGCTGGCTGCGTTTCGGCGGATGGCTGGCGGGCGCGCGCCATTGGCATTTCGCGATCGCCTGGTTTCTCATCATCAACGGGTTGATTTACCTCACCTATCAAATTGTGAGCGGAGAATGGCGCCGGCGCGTGTTCCTGCCCGGCCGCGACGCCTTCAACGCGACCCAAATGTTCATCTATTACCTGCGCCTGCGTCCCGATCCTCCGCCCGAGGATTTCTATAATGGCCTCCAGCGGCTCGCGTACACGTCGGCAATAATTTTCGGAATCGTGGTCGTGCTGTCGGGACTGGCGATCTACAAACCGCTCCAGCTTCATTGGCTGACCTCGATGTTCGGCGGCTACGACGGCGCGCGCGTTGTGCACTTCGGATGCCTGCTGTTGCTCGCGGGCTTCACGCTGAATCATATCGTGCTGGTCGCACTGCATCCGCGGACGCTGGTTGCGATGATCACGGGAGGCCGCCGTGGCTGAGATAATCACGCGCCGCAAATTCCTGGGCGCGCTCGCCGCGAGCACGCTTGTCGCGGGATGCAACGGTCCGCTCACGGCCAAATTCCTCAAGGGCATGGAGCACTGGAATGCTGAGTTTCAGAGCTTGCTGTTCTCGCCCAATCGACTCGCACCGGAGCCGCCCGAATCCGAGCTCACGCCTGATGACGACTTCCCGGTGTACTTCATTTCGAGCGATATGCCGTCGGCGCCGCCCAACTGGACGCTCAAAGTCGGCGGCCTGGTGAACAACCCGGTCATTCTCACGCTCGATCAACTCAAGAAAATGCCGCGCATCAATATCCGCATCCGGCATCATTGCGTCGAAGGATGGTCTGCTGTGGCCGCGTGGCAGGGAGTGCCGATGCGCGAGATCGCCAAGCTCGTCGGGCCGCAGCCCGAGGCGCGCTATGTCGAGTTTCGATCCTTCGATGCCGGCTACTACTCGTCGTGGGATATGCCGAGCGCGATGCATCCGCAGACCATGCTTGCCTATGGAATGAACGGCGACGATCTCGACTCCGACTATGGCGCGCCACTGCGCCTCTACTCGACGGTCAAGCTCGGCTACAAAAACGTGAAGTACCTGACCGAAGTGAACTTCCTGCCCCAAATAACCGGCGGCTACTGGGAGAACCAGGGCTATGAATGGTTCGCCGGCACCTGATTCGCGTCAGCGCTTCGCGTTCGCACTGAGCAGAGTGTCTCGCTCACCTTTGACGGCGCGGTTTCCTTCGGCCGCGCGTGTCGTTAGCGCGTATGCCGCGACGAATACCATCAGCGTCGCGAGGAACATGCCTTCCCCGAACCACGAGGCCGTGGTCATTTGCATCTGCTCGACGCGCCAATGGTTGGCGCGATACGAAAGCTCCGTCAGCAAGTAGGAAACTACCGCCAGCACAGGCGCGCTCAGAGGTGCGATGCCGAGATCGGTCGCGATTGCGATCTGACTCAGCGGCATCAACAGGAAGACCAGGTAGTGGGGCCACGAATTCGAATCGCAAAGAATCATTGCCACGATGCAGAGGCCGAAGGCGTATT is part of the Candidatus Binataceae bacterium genome and encodes:
- a CDS encoding ferritin-like domain-containing protein; translation: MSPDIIRTTLETYFTRDYDVTAPDLRRLYENAKRDQWNVSRDIDWTTNVDLERGLFADELVDGHGTPTISKLDHKTFRKLNVEFSCWRLSQLLHGEEGAMLACAQLVDMVPSNDSKFFVGTQVVDEARHTEVLSKYLKDKCDGRIYPMNANVRKLFDYILGHGKWFVKTVGLQLLAETFAVSVFRMLMESAQDPLLREICKRILSDESRHMGFSVLSLPDEIAGLNTGDLHELEDFVREALMLLLSGQFPLEAYEAVGMTAQDIAQIKVARKEIARSNDHVYFRRLFRREMHQTVVTNMKKVGLLNDRTSGFLREMGIDPAAALAA
- a CDS encoding acetyl-CoA hydrolase/transferase C-terminal domain-containing protein; translated protein: MATALSAHTAGWRAQLGGKLIAADEAVANIKSGDRVCMSIAQSTPLELCTALSGRLMETEDVLINAGATAFDWDLPGLGERFRLQSMYVSPYDRHIYARGDADFTPIQYYRHGHLPPSLENFNVYMVLVGPPDENGMCNFGDAQIMSKLLARNADLVIAEIDSKLIRVGGDNALHISEIDYFVERTLELPEIKLPVPNAEEQKQIDAVCGTIARELIPDRATIQIGVGSMSGAIMPFLKNHHDLGMQTEIIPLHTAPLVQAGVLTGKYKKLFPGKVVGAGFAPLTPRDQLDFIDGNPSFALYDFNFTDDIRVIAQEDGLISVNNAMAIDLTGHVNGESIGGMMYTGTGGQTAFVVGASLAGGKTILVTPSTSTVKGQLVSRIVPTMPAGSVVTCPRAFVHHVVTEYGIATLKGKSLRERINEMIAVAHPDFRSELKATAKRMYNL
- a CDS encoding cytochrome b/b6 domain-containing protein; the protein is MPVAKVQNRFAGRRQQPLIVRLAHWVNIPLLLIMAGSGLQILVAYPYFGPRGALYKFYPFQGDAPPSWLRFGGWLAGARHWHFAIAWFLIINGLIYLTYQIVSGEWRRRVFLPGRDAFNATQMFIYYLRLRPDPPPEDFYNGLQRLAYTSAIIFGIVVVLSGLAIYKPLQLHWLTSMFGGYDGARVVHFGCLLLLAGFTLNHIVLVALHPRTLVAMITGGRRG
- a CDS encoding molybdopterin-dependent oxidoreductase, translating into MAEIITRRKFLGALAASTLVAGCNGPLTAKFLKGMEHWNAEFQSLLFSPNRLAPEPPESELTPDDDFPVYFISSDMPSAPPNWTLKVGGLVNNPVILTLDQLKKMPRINIRIRHHCVEGWSAVAAWQGVPMREIAKLVGPQPEARYVEFRSFDAGYYSSWDMPSAMHPQTMLAYGMNGDDLDSDYGAPLRLYSTVKLGYKNVKYLTEVNFLPQITGGYWENQGYEWFAGT